In the Jatrophihabitans sp. genome, one interval contains:
- a CDS encoding glycoside hydrolase family 15 protein → MTLKISPSSSHHDVRTVPIGDYGFLSDGETTALVSPGGSVDWMCLPRLDSASVFGSILGRHAGSFRIAPADVSVPAARRYLPGTMILETSWGTATGWIIVRDVLVMGPWRHEAEVDREHRRTPTDYDAERVLLRTVRCVSGEVQVVMECEPVLDYGRKAVRWAHTDKGYHQAHGQVEGSDIELTLTTDLRLGFEGGQAGARTLLKEGDVRFVALSWGGRTPPEDYADAYARMVWTAHHWQHWLARGTFPDHPWRTYLQRSALTLKGLTYAPTGAIAAAATTSLPETLGGERNYDYRYSWIRDATFALWGLYSLGFDWEALDFFSFIADLAERDADLQIMYGIGGERDLKEYQLDHLPGYANSRPVRVGNAAYAQRQHDVWGALLDSVYLHSKSADHLDNRIWPILGNQVNAALKHWREPDAGIWEVRGELQHFTSSKIMCWVAVDRGARLASMIGQDAEAAQWELAAEEIKQDILANGLDERGVFTQYYGSTALDASLLLAVLVRFLPPDDPRIRATVLAIADELTESGLVLRYRPEETDDGFSGEEGSFTICSFWLVSALCEIGEYHRARKLCAKLLSFAGPLELYAEEIDTHSGHHLGNFPQAFTHLALINAVQHVIALEKLEEQAADAGPPVAKP, encoded by the coding sequence ATGACCTTGAAGATCTCTCCCAGCTCCAGTCATCACGACGTCCGCACGGTGCCGATCGGCGACTACGGCTTCCTCAGCGACGGCGAGACGACAGCGTTGGTGTCCCCCGGCGGCTCGGTGGACTGGATGTGCCTGCCGCGGTTGGACTCGGCCAGCGTGTTCGGCTCGATCCTGGGACGGCACGCCGGGTCGTTCCGGATCGCTCCCGCTGACGTCTCGGTGCCGGCGGCCCGCCGCTACCTGCCCGGCACGATGATCCTGGAGACCAGCTGGGGAACCGCGACCGGCTGGATCATCGTCCGCGACGTCCTGGTGATGGGCCCCTGGCGCCACGAGGCCGAGGTCGACCGCGAACACCGCCGGACGCCGACCGACTACGACGCCGAGCGGGTGCTGCTGCGCACCGTCCGGTGCGTCTCGGGCGAGGTCCAGGTGGTGATGGAGTGCGAGCCGGTGCTGGACTACGGGCGCAAGGCGGTGCGGTGGGCCCACACCGACAAGGGGTACCACCAGGCGCACGGCCAGGTCGAGGGCAGCGACATCGAGCTGACCCTGACCACCGATCTACGCCTCGGTTTCGAGGGTGGGCAGGCCGGCGCCCGGACGCTGCTCAAGGAGGGCGACGTCCGGTTCGTGGCGTTGTCCTGGGGTGGCCGGACGCCGCCGGAGGACTACGCCGACGCCTACGCGCGGATGGTGTGGACCGCCCACCACTGGCAACACTGGCTGGCTCGCGGCACCTTTCCCGACCACCCGTGGCGCACGTACCTACAGCGCAGCGCGCTCACCCTCAAGGGCCTGACCTACGCCCCGACCGGCGCGATCGCCGCGGCTGCCACCACCTCGCTGCCCGAGACCCTGGGCGGCGAGCGCAACTACGACTACCGCTACTCCTGGATCAGGGACGCCACCTTCGCCCTGTGGGGGCTGTACTCGCTGGGCTTTGACTGGGAGGCGCTGGACTTCTTCTCCTTCATCGCCGACCTCGCCGAGCGCGACGCCGACCTGCAGATCATGTATGGCATCGGCGGTGAGCGCGATCTGAAGGAGTACCAGCTCGATCACCTACCCGGCTATGCCAACTCCAGGCCGGTGCGGGTGGGCAACGCCGCCTACGCCCAGCGCCAGCACGACGTCTGGGGAGCGCTGCTGGACTCGGTGTACCTGCACTCCAAGTCCGCCGACCACCTGGACAACCGGATCTGGCCGATCCTGGGCAACCAGGTCAACGCCGCGCTCAAGCACTGGCGCGAGCCCGACGCCGGGATCTGGGAGGTGCGCGGGGAGCTTCAGCACTTCACGTCCTCCAAGATCATGTGCTGGGTGGCGGTGGACCGCGGCGCCCGGCTGGCGTCGATGATCGGTCAGGACGCCGAGGCCGCCCAGTGGGAGCTGGCGGCCGAGGAGATCAAGCAGGACATCCTGGCCAACGGCCTCGACGAGCGCGGGGTCTTCACCCAGTACTACGGCAGCACCGCGCTGGACGCCTCGCTGCTGCTGGCGGTGCTGGTCCGCTTCCTGCCGCCGGATGACCCGCGGATCCGGGCCACCGTGCTGGCGATCGCCGACGAGCTCACCGAGAGCGGCCTGGTGTTGCGCTACCGCCCTGAGGAGACCGACGACGGTTTCTCCGGCGAGGAGGGCAGTTTCACCATCTGCTCGTTCTGGCTGGTGTCGGCGTTGTGCGAGATCGGTGAGTACCACCGGGCTCGCAAGCTGTGCGCCAAGCTGCTGTCCTTCGCCGGGCCGTTGGAGCTGTACGCCGAGGAGATCGACACCCACAGCGGCCACCATCTGGGTAACTTCCCGCAAGCGTTCACCCATCTGGCGCTGATCAACGCGGTGCAGCACGTGATCGCCCTGGAAAAGCTGGAGGAGCAGGCCGCCGACGCCGGCCCGCCGGTGGCCAAACCCTAG
- a CDS encoding magnesium and cobalt transport protein CorA: MDNAVYVDGCRHAEPPSLEVTYEMLRDQKGMGWIGLYRPDPHEVRSVAAEFEIHGLAVEDTISAHQRPKSERYGDVLFTVLRPARYIEADERVEFGELHVFTGKDFVVTVRHAEAPDLGRVRRRLEADPDLLRLGPQAVLYAILDEVVDEYEPVVVGLENDIDEIEDQVFEGDPEVSRRIYQLSREVIEFQRATKPLLKILAELGEGFDKHEVDGELQQYLRDVQDHTIRIVERVDGFRALLQNILTVNATLVAQRQNEETQRLTETSLKQNEEVKKISSWAAILFAPALIGTVYGMNFDHMPELGWKYGYPMALGLMVLMGVGLYLVFKRRDWL; the protein is encoded by the coding sequence GTGGACAACGCCGTCTACGTGGACGGCTGCAGGCATGCTGAACCGCCGTCTCTTGAGGTCACCTACGAGATGCTGCGCGACCAGAAGGGCATGGGGTGGATCGGGCTGTACCGGCCCGACCCTCATGAGGTCCGGTCCGTGGCTGCGGAGTTCGAGATCCACGGCCTCGCAGTCGAGGACACCATCTCGGCGCACCAGCGTCCGAAGTCCGAGCGCTACGGCGACGTGCTGTTCACGGTATTGCGCCCGGCCCGCTACATCGAAGCTGACGAGCGGGTCGAGTTCGGTGAGCTGCACGTGTTCACCGGCAAGGACTTCGTCGTGACCGTGCGGCACGCCGAGGCCCCGGACCTCGGTCGGGTGCGTCGGCGGCTCGAGGCCGACCCGGACCTGCTGCGGTTGGGCCCGCAGGCGGTGCTGTACGCGATCCTCGATGAGGTCGTGGACGAGTACGAGCCGGTCGTCGTCGGGTTGGAGAACGACATCGACGAGATCGAGGACCAGGTGTTCGAGGGTGACCCTGAGGTCTCGCGTCGCATCTACCAGTTGTCCCGTGAGGTCATCGAGTTCCAGCGCGCCACGAAGCCGCTGCTCAAAATCCTCGCCGAGCTCGGCGAAGGGTTCGACAAGCATGAGGTCGACGGCGAGTTGCAGCAGTATCTGCGCGACGTGCAGGACCACACCATTCGCATCGTGGAGCGCGTCGACGGGTTCCGGGCGCTGCTGCAGAACATCCTGACCGTCAACGCCACGCTGGTGGCGCAACGTCAGAACGAGGAGACCCAACGGCTGACCGAGACGAGTCTGAAACAGAACGAAGAGGTCAAGAAGATCTCCTCGTGGGCGGCGATCCTGTTCGCGCCCGCCCTGATCGGCACGGTGTATGGCATGAACTTCGACCATATGCCGGAGCTGGGGTGGAAGTACGGCTACCCGATGGCGCTCGGATTGATGGTGTTGATGGGAGTCGGGCTCTATCTGGTGTTCAAGCGGCGCGACTGGTTGTAG
- a CDS encoding zinc-dependent alcohol dehydrogenase family protein, translating into MRAVLIHHFGQAPTVTDVPEPDLPQGGVILRVSSTGLCRSDWHAWQGHDPDVALPHVPGHELAGTIAEVDSSVRGWRPGQRVTVPFICACGDCEQCREGNQQVCTRQLQPGFNYWGSFAEYVAIPYAEVNLVALPEEISYDTAASLGCRFATAYRAVTAVGAVRPGEWLAVFGCGGVGLSVVMIAAALGARVIAVDTNPVALAMATRHGAQHTMLAGSGPSAAGAANESDDIAEQIRQLTGGGAAVTMDAIGAESVVQAALRSLKPRGRHVQVGLLPDKVRLDLSLLAFRELAWLGSHGMAAQNYPAMLELVRSGAVRPDELVTGVIGLDDVGSALSAMSGAAPAGITVIHPAADRS; encoded by the coding sequence ATGCGCGCAGTCCTGATCCACCACTTCGGCCAGGCCCCGACCGTCACCGACGTGCCCGAGCCGGACCTGCCCCAGGGCGGGGTGATCCTGCGGGTGAGCTCCACCGGCCTGTGCCGCAGCGACTGGCACGCCTGGCAAGGCCATGACCCGGACGTCGCCTTGCCGCACGTGCCCGGCCACGAGCTGGCAGGGACCATCGCCGAGGTGGACTCAAGCGTGCGGGGCTGGCGGCCGGGCCAGCGGGTGACCGTGCCGTTCATCTGCGCGTGCGGGGACTGCGAGCAGTGCCGCGAGGGCAATCAGCAGGTCTGCACCCGGCAGCTGCAGCCAGGTTTCAACTACTGGGGCTCGTTCGCCGAGTACGTGGCCATCCCCTACGCCGAGGTGAACCTGGTGGCGCTGCCCGAGGAGATCAGCTACGACACCGCGGCCTCGCTGGGCTGCCGGTTCGCCACCGCCTACCGGGCCGTGACCGCGGTCGGCGCCGTCCGGCCGGGGGAGTGGCTGGCGGTCTTCGGTTGCGGCGGCGTCGGACTGTCCGTCGTCATGATCGCCGCGGCCCTCGGCGCCCGGGTGATCGCGGTCGACACCAACCCGGTGGCCCTGGCGATGGCGACCAGGCACGGCGCGCAGCACACGATGCTGGCCGGCTCCGGTCCCAGCGCGGCCGGCGCTGCCAACGAATCCGATGACATCGCCGAGCAGATCAGGCAGCTGACCGGCGGCGGCGCGGCGGTCACGATGGACGCGATCGGCGCCGAGTCGGTGGTGCAGGCCGCGCTGCGCTCGCTCAAGCCGCGCGGTCGCCACGTCCAGGTCGGCTTGCTGCCTGACAAGGTGCGCCTGGACCTGTCACTTCTGGCGTTCCGGGAGCTGGCCTGGCTGGGCAGCCATGGCATGGCGGCTCAGAACTACCCGGCGATGCTGGAGCTGGTCCGCTCCGGCGCCGTGCGACCCGACGAGCTGGTCACCGGCGTGATCGGCCTGGACGATGTCGGGTCGGCGCTGTCGGCCATGTCCGGCGCCGCTCCGGCCGGCATCACCGTCATCCATCCGGCCGCCGACCGGAGCTGA
- the yaaA gene encoding peroxide stress protein YaaA, with protein MRILLPPSESKNPGGRGLPLARRRRRQPIQDSRDLVLQALDRLLAGDGDLDAARSLLLPDSVAADALADNRRIRTAPTMAALDRYAGVVYDGLFLQPLSQAARAVADRELLIFSGLFGVLRGGDPVPAYRVPAKAALPGLGVLSTFWRPRLEAVMPALLDRGLLIDLRSADYAAMWQPAGRGSRAGELVSVRVLSPRPDGSLGVISFASKLAKGRLTAALLERRAAGQPVQDVADISAAWAAAGGSDLIERRTPLGVALELITATATGPAGVTGSARALNPGSARALNPGRLAR; from the coding sequence GTGCGCATCCTGCTTCCCCCCAGCGAGTCCAAGAATCCCGGTGGCCGGGGGCTGCCGCTGGCCCGCCGTCGGCGACGGCAGCCAATCCAGGACAGCCGCGACCTGGTCCTGCAGGCCCTGGACCGGCTGCTGGCCGGTGACGGGGACCTCGACGCGGCCCGCTCGCTGCTATTGCCCGACTCGGTCGCGGCCGACGCCCTGGCTGACAACCGGCGGATCAGGACGGCGCCGACGATGGCTGCGCTGGACCGCTACGCGGGCGTGGTCTATGACGGGCTGTTCCTCCAGCCGCTGAGCCAGGCGGCCCGGGCGGTGGCCGACCGCGAGCTGTTGATCTTCTCCGGCCTGTTCGGGGTGCTGCGGGGCGGCGACCCGGTGCCTGCCTACCGGGTTCCGGCCAAGGCCGCGCTGCCCGGCCTGGGCGTGCTGTCGACGTTCTGGCGGCCGCGGCTGGAGGCGGTGATGCCGGCCCTGCTTGACAGGGGGCTGCTGATCGACCTGCGATCGGCCGACTACGCCGCGATGTGGCAGCCGGCCGGCCGCGGCTCGCGGGCCGGCGAGCTGGTCAGCGTCCGGGTGCTCTCCCCCAGGCCGGACGGCAGCCTCGGGGTGATCTCATTCGCCTCCAAGCTGGCCAAGGGCCGGCTCACGGCCGCGTTGCTGGAACGCCGGGCCGCCGGCCAGCCGGTCCAGGACGTCGCCGACATCTCAGCGGCCTGGGCCGCCGCCGGTGGCAGCGACCTGATCGAGCGCCGCACGCCGCTGGGCGTGGCTCTGGAGCTGATCACCGCCACCGCCACCGGGCCGGCCGGGGTCACCGGCTCGGCTCGCGCGCTGAACCCCGGCTCGGCTCGCGCGCTGAACCCCGGCCGGCTCGCGCGCTGA
- a CDS encoding beta-ketoacyl synthase N-terminal-like domain-containing protein, producing MVSGLGVGKDDFSRGFLGSQQAGSDGRLLTGFDPTTLIGKKGTRTLDRMTSLVIATAGMVLDGGLVEPQARESVGLVLGTNTGSIASIVDFTRDTFVQERPYLVNPADFPNTVMNSAAGRTAIWYGLRGLNSTIAAGHLTGLVALRYASRMIRLGYADTLLVGAVEEVSDAVSVGVQVTRGHRAAAPGGGVNPLGEGCVLFLLGGRGGAGGGTAAAELVDFEFGTAELDADTPALSAALDRTIRALLLRNALRPEDIALVSLAQSGDGTLDSAELAAVDQALGGPGVGRRIVAADRTGNSFSALGAFQLAAAMAVAATDRPAGDPVRPCLITSLGIDGSVGCALVRV from the coding sequence GTGGTATCCGGGTTAGGAGTAGGTAAGGACGACTTCTCCCGCGGATTTCTCGGCTCCCAGCAGGCCGGCTCCGACGGTCGGTTGCTGACCGGGTTCGACCCGACCACGCTGATCGGCAAGAAAGGCACTCGGACGCTGGACCGGATGACGTCGCTGGTCATCGCCACCGCCGGGATGGTCCTCGACGGCGGCCTGGTCGAGCCGCAGGCCCGCGAGTCGGTCGGCCTGGTCCTCGGCACCAACACCGGCAGCATCGCCAGCATCGTCGACTTCACCCGCGACACGTTCGTGCAGGAGCGGCCGTACCTGGTGAACCCGGCTGACTTCCCGAACACCGTGATGAACAGCGCGGCCGGCCGCACCGCGATCTGGTACGGGCTGCGCGGCCTCAACAGCACGATCGCCGCCGGGCACCTGACCGGCTTGGTCGCCCTGCGGTACGCCAGCCGGATGATCCGCCTCGGCTACGCCGACACTCTGCTGGTCGGCGCCGTCGAGGAGGTCTCCGACGCGGTCTCGGTCGGTGTGCAGGTGACCCGTGGACACCGCGCGGCGGCGCCCGGCGGCGGGGTCAACCCGCTCGGCGAGGGCTGCGTGCTGTTCCTTCTCGGCGGTCGGGGCGGAGCTGGCGGCGGGACCGCCGCGGCCGAACTGGTCGACTTCGAGTTCGGCACGGCGGAGTTGGACGCGGACACCCCAGCGCTGTCGGCCGCGCTTGACCGGACGATCCGCGCGCTGCTGCTGCGCAACGCGCTGCGGCCGGAGGACATCGCGCTGGTGAGCCTCGCGCAGAGCGGGGACGGCACGCTGGACAGCGCCGAACTGGCGGCGGTGGACCAGGCGCTCGGCGGGCCGGGCGTCGGCCGGCGGATCGTGGCCGCGGACCGCACCGGAAACTCGTTCAGCGCCCTGGGCGCGTTCCAGTTGGCCGCGGCCATGGCGGTGGCCGCCACGGACCGGCCCGCCGGCGACCCGGTGCGGCCCTGCCTAATCACCTCGCTGGGCATCGACGGCTCGGTCGGCTGCGCCCTGGTCCGCGTCTGA
- a CDS encoding acyl carrier protein: MTVVTDEDQRRIKEIVVDILELDEDELTDTSLFIEDHDADSLRAIEILASLEREFKIVIDQAELARMVNLAGVYEVVSTSEGWDERAS; the protein is encoded by the coding sequence GTGACGGTTGTTACCGATGAGGACCAGCGGCGAATCAAAGAGATCGTCGTCGACATCTTGGAGCTCGATGAGGACGAGCTGACGGATACGAGCCTGTTCATCGAAGACCACGACGCGGACTCGCTGCGTGCGATCGAGATCCTCGCCTCCCTGGAGCGCGAGTTCAAGATCGTCATCGACCAGGCCGAGCTGGCCAGGATGGTCAACCTCGCAGGCGTCTACGAGGTGGTGTCCACGTCCGAAGGTTGGGACGAGCGAGCATCGTGA
- a CDS encoding beta-ketoacyl-[acyl-carrier-protein] synthase family protein, whose protein sequence is MTVAQDARRRVVVTGLGPLSSIGVGVEDFAAGLAAGASGISPISAFDTTGFGSNLGCEVRDFEPERYISRLDPRTLGRASQFSVSAASLALQDAGVDPASLVDRPGVISVGTTDGESQDLDQLVEICVRKGVDDLPPQRVARVPASWLSVSIAREFGLRAAETVTLPTACAAGNYAIGYAFDVLRLGEAEYALCGGADAMCRKTFAGFYRLGTIAPEVCQPFDADRKGILTGEGSGMLFLETMESAQRRGASWYAEILGYGLTCDASHPVAPDRGSIGDCMRRAHLNSGVTPADVDLVSAHGTGTKANDLTEAAAVRDVFGERMPPVVSIKSMIGHTMGAASALATIACSVALDRQFIPPTINHNSTCSDCAVDCVPNTARQAPLRVVQNNAFAFGGNNAILLLAHRDGYQPRQGAA, encoded by the coding sequence GTGACGGTGGCCCAGGACGCCCGGCGCCGGGTGGTGGTCACTGGGCTCGGCCCGCTGTCCAGCATCGGGGTGGGCGTCGAGGACTTCGCCGCCGGCCTCGCCGCCGGCGCCAGCGGGATCTCTCCGATCTCCGCCTTCGACACCACCGGTTTCGGATCAAACCTCGGCTGCGAGGTGCGCGACTTCGAACCGGAGCGCTACATCTCCCGGCTCGACCCCCGCACGCTCGGCCGCGCCTCCCAGTTCTCGGTGTCCGCGGCCAGCCTGGCATTGCAGGACGCCGGCGTCGACCCGGCTTCATTGGTCGACCGCCCGGGGGTGATCTCGGTAGGCACCACCGACGGCGAGTCCCAGGACCTCGACCAACTGGTGGAGATCTGCGTCCGCAAGGGCGTCGATGACCTGCCGCCGCAACGGGTGGCCCGGGTGCCGGCGAGCTGGCTGTCGGTGTCGATCGCCCGCGAGTTCGGCCTGCGTGCAGCAGAGACGGTGACGCTGCCGACTGCCTGCGCGGCGGGCAATTACGCGATCGGCTACGCCTTTGACGTGCTCCGGCTCGGCGAGGCTGAGTACGCGCTGTGCGGCGGCGCGGACGCGATGTGCCGCAAGACCTTCGCCGGGTTCTACCGGCTCGGCACGATCGCGCCCGAGGTCTGCCAGCCCTTCGACGCCGACCGCAAGGGCATCCTCACCGGCGAGGGCTCGGGCATGCTGTTCCTGGAGACGATGGAGAGCGCCCAGCGCCGCGGGGCCTCCTGGTACGCCGAGATCCTCGGCTACGGGCTGACCTGCGACGCCAGCCACCCGGTGGCCCCGGACCGGGGCAGCATCGGCGACTGCATGCGGCGGGCGCATCTGAACTCCGGCGTCACCCCCGCCGACGTCGACCTGGTCTCCGCCCACGGGACCGGCACCAAGGCCAACGACCTCACCGAGGCGGCCGCGGTCCGCGACGTGTTCGGCGAGCGGATGCCGCCGGTGGTGTCGATCAAGTCGATGATCGGCCACACGATGGGCGCGGCCAGCGCGCTGGCGACCATCGCCTGCTCGGTGGCGCTGGACCGGCAGTTCATCCCGCCGACGATCAACCACAACAGCACCTGCTCTGACTGCGCGGTCGACTGCGTGCCCAACACCGCGCGGCAGGCCCCGCTGCGGGTGGTGCAGAACAACGCGTTCGCCTTCGGCGGCAACAACGCGATCCTGCTGTTGGCCCACCGAGACGGGTACCAGCCGCGGCAGGGCGCGGCATGA
- a CDS encoding NUDIX domain-containing protein, producing the protein MSSGDGWITCAAGHRHWGRFGAAGLLLMSDDQVILQHRAPWTHQGDTWGIPGGARDSHEDAITAALREAAEEAHLSAADIDPIGVYIDDHHGWSYTTVVAQATRTVRPYAANAESVAVRWHAVAEVADLRLHPGFASAWDRLQDVPPPLFLVVSQETADDPLLEQLRAAGIATDRLPAGMSGGGLTRLLPHVVYAGDLAASLAPAYADRGQVFLAEEPADLRLLA; encoded by the coding sequence ATGAGTTCCGGCGATGGGTGGATCACCTGCGCGGCCGGCCACCGGCACTGGGGCCGCTTCGGCGCCGCCGGGTTGCTGTTGATGAGCGATGACCAGGTGATCCTGCAGCACCGCGCCCCCTGGACTCACCAGGGCGACACCTGGGGCATCCCGGGAGGCGCCCGCGACAGCCACGAGGACGCGATCACCGCGGCGTTGCGCGAGGCAGCCGAAGAGGCGCACCTGTCGGCAGCCGACATCGACCCGATCGGTGTCTACATCGATGACCACCACGGCTGGAGCTACACCACGGTGGTGGCCCAGGCCACCCGGACGGTTCGGCCCTACGCCGCGAACGCCGAGAGCGTGGCGGTCCGCTGGCACGCGGTCGCCGAGGTGGCCGATCTGCGGCTGCATCCCGGCTTCGCCTCCGCCTGGGACCGCCTGCAGGACGTGCCCCCGCCGCTGTTCCTGGTGGTGAGCCAGGAGACCGCCGACGATCCGCTGCTCGAGCAACTGCGCGCGGCCGGCATCGCCACCGACCGGCTGCCCGCCGGAATGTCCGGCGGCGGCCTGACCCGGCTGCTGCCGCATGTGGTCTACGCCGGCGACCTGGCGGCCAGCCTCGCCCCCGCCTACGCCGATCGCGGCCAGGTGTTCCTGGCGGAAGAGCCGGCGGATCTGCGGCTGCTGGCCTGA
- a CDS encoding nuclear transport factor 2 family protein encodes MTSGEPPRSTGDLDESIRAHCALFNACVATGDWTPFVATFAEDVRMVTTVAPDRPIVGRELLARMYAKHPPTQAMTMTAIEVLDDDTALARFRWERGGAGEMTVRWRDGLVADVSLRDT; translated from the coding sequence ATGACCTCTGGTGAACCGCCTCGTTCCACCGGTGACCTCGACGAGTCCATCCGAGCGCACTGCGCCCTGTTCAACGCCTGCGTCGCCACCGGTGACTGGACCCCGTTCGTGGCCACCTTCGCCGAGGACGTCCGGATGGTGACCACGGTGGCGCCGGACCGGCCGATCGTCGGTCGTGAGCTGCTCGCTCGGATGTATGCCAAGCACCCACCGACCCAGGCGATGACGATGACCGCGATCGAGGTTCTCGACGACGACACGGCGCTGGCCCGGTTTCGCTGGGAGCGGGGTGGCGCCGGGGAGATGACGGTGCGCTGGCGGGACGGCCTGGTCGCCGACGTCTCCCTCCGCGACACCTGA
- a CDS encoding VOC family protein produces the protein MRLDHLSYAAGPEGLASCVQRLGSQLGAGFTDGGLHPRFGTRNFVLPLSGGIYLEVVEALDHPAVESAPFGRAVKARKLAGGGWFSWVVAVTDLPAIEQRLGRRAVPGHRRRPDGYDLRWKQIGVLDTAGDPQLPWFIHWESDQAEHPAAAGGKVNLELLDIAGDRSRVVDFLGDRATKSLDDLNVRWLPVEDNDGETGIVAVHFTTAHGVVVID, from the coding sequence ATGCGATTGGACCATCTCTCCTACGCAGCAGGCCCAGAAGGTCTCGCCTCGTGCGTTCAGCGGCTCGGTTCCCAGCTCGGCGCCGGCTTCACCGACGGCGGTCTGCACCCCCGCTTCGGCACCCGCAACTTCGTCCTGCCGCTGTCCGGCGGCATCTACCTCGAAGTCGTCGAGGCGCTGGACCACCCGGCTGTGGAGTCGGCGCCGTTCGGCCGCGCGGTCAAGGCCCGCAAGCTGGCCGGCGGCGGCTGGTTCAGCTGGGTGGTCGCGGTCACGGACCTGCCCGCCATCGAGCAGCGCCTGGGTCGCCGGGCAGTGCCTGGGCACCGCAGGCGTCCGGACGGCTATGACCTGCGCTGGAAGCAGATCGGAGTCCTGGACACCGCCGGCGACCCGCAGCTGCCGTGGTTCATCCACTGGGAGTCCGACCAGGCCGAGCACCCGGCCGCAGCCGGCGGCAAGGTCAACCTCGAGCTGCTCGACATCGCCGGTGACAGGTCCAGGGTCGTGGACTTCCTCGGCGACCGCGCCACCAAGTCACTGGATGACCTCAATGTGCGGTGGCTGCCGGTGGAGGACAACGACGGCGAGACCGGCATCGTGGCCGTGCACTTCACCACCGCCCACGGCGTCGTGGTCATCGACTGA